TCGCGCAGGGTGGTGGACGCGGGGGCGGAGGAGGACATGGCGGGGCTCCGTTCGGTGGAGGGTGAGGGTTTTCGGGCAGGGCCGAGCCGTACTGGGACTGTGAAAGGGGAAGTCAGCCGGTGGTGCGGAAGCGGCGGCGGTAGGCCGCCGGGGTGGTGCCGATCTGCTTGCGCAGGGCCCGGTGGAGGGTCTCCACCGAACCGAGCCCGCAGGCGGTCGCGACCCGGTCCAGCGACTGGTCGGTGCTCTCCAGCAGCCGGCGGGCCGCCTCCACCCGGACCGCCTCCACGAAGGCGGCCGGGGTGGTGCCGGTCTCCTGGCGGAAGACCCGGGCGAAGTGACGCTCGCTCAGGCACATCCGGGCGGCGAGCGCGGCCGCGGACAGGTCCGCCGACGGGTGGTCGGCGATGTACGTCCGCAGCTCGTCGATGTCCCGGCGGGAGGCGGCCGGGCGGCTCAGCGGGACGGAGAACTGGCTCTGACCACCCTGGCGCTTGAGGTACATCACCAGCTGCCGGGCAACCGCCAGGGCGAGCTCCTCACCGAGGTCCTCGGCCACCAGCGCCAGCGAGAGGTCCATGCAGGCGCTGATCCCGGCCCCGGTCCACACGTTCCCGCTGCGCAGGAAGATGGGGTCCGGGTCCACCGTCACCGCCGGATGATCGGCGGCCAGTTGGGCGGCCGTCGACCAGTGGGTGGTGGCCGTCCTGCCGTCCAGCAGCCCGGCCGCCGCCAGCAGATGCGCGCCCACGCACACCGACGCCACCCGGCGGGCCAGCGGCGCGACCCCCTTCAGCCACGCCACCACCTCCTGGTCGATCCGGGCGACCGGCCCACCCGGGTGCAGGTCCACCGCACCCGGGACCAGCAGGGTGTCCAGCACGCCGTCCACCTCGGCGAACGTGAGGTCCGGCAGCAGCCGCACCCCGGCCGAGGTGGTGACCGGCCCGGCCGTCGGCCCCGCGAGCTCCACCCGGTAGCCCGCGCGGTCGCCGGTCTCGCGGTTGGCCAGCGCGAACACCTCGGCGGGGCCGGTGACGTCGAGGAGGTCGACGTCGGGGAAGACCGCGATGACGACACGGCGGGAACTGGACATGCCCCCATCGTCACGCCCGCGCCACCATGACCGCAATGACACCATCCCGTCAGATCCGGACACCGACGCTACCCGTGGCCTCCCAGGGGCGCGGGGAACTGCGCGCAGCGGAGGGCACACCCCTCAAGCCGGCAACGGCGGTGCAGCTTCTCCTCGTTGTCCGGATACGGCGCCGCACCTCCCGCCTCGCGCAGTTCCCCGCGCCCCTGAGGATCCCGGTTGCTTAGGTCTCCCCGCGCCCCTGGGAGCACCGGTTGCGTGGGGCAGCGCTGCGCGCCTGGGGAGCCCGGTTGTGTGGGTCAGTGGCGGTGGTGGTTGTCGGGTTGGGTGGGGTCGCCGGGGTGTTCGAGGCCGGGGAGGATGGTGAGGCGGGTGGCGCGGGTGTGGTCGAGCCAGCGGACGAAGGCGATTCGGCGGGCGGATTCCCGGAGGGCGGCCTCCGCGTCCTCGCCCGGTGCCGCCGCCGGTCGACGGTCGATCAGGGTGGCCGTCCAGCCGCCCGCGTGGACCTCCCGTCCCGGCCCGGCGGCCCGGAGGGCGTCGGCCAGGGTGGTGGGCAGGCCGGCCGGGTCGGTGTCGAAGGTGCCGTCGGGTGTGGCCAGCCGCCAGAGCTCGGACGGTTCCGCCGGTTGCCCGCCCGCCGCCGTGCGGTACCGCTCCACGGCGGCGGGATCCACCTCCACCCCGTCCGTGACCGCCGCGTACACCGCCCGGACGGCGGCACTGCCCTCGAACGCCGCCGCCGCGATCGACCCCAGCTCCACCGCCGCCCGCTGGTCCAGCCGGACCGGGGGTGCGGTGGAGGCGTCCAGCCCGCGCTCGGCCGCCTCCACCGCGCACAGCTCCTCGGTCAGCACCACCTGCGCCACCCACCGGGTCAGCTGCCGGTCCTCGGCGCTCCCGGGCACCGGCAGCGCCGAGGACCGCGGCCCGCCGCGCAGCGCGGCCAGCCGCCGGTCCAGCTCGGCGCGGGGCAGCGGACGCCCGTCCAGCAACCCCAGCACCCCGGCCGCCGCCGGGTGCGGGCCGTGGTGGTGCCCGCTCACGGCTCCACCACCAGTGCCACGGTCGGCGCGTACTGGCAGCGGCCGAACCACATCACCTTGGCGAGCGCCCAGTACGCCCCCGGTTCGGTGCCGGCCGGCACCTCCACCGGGAAGGCGATCTCCGTCCGGGCCCCAGCCGCCAGGGTGAAGCCGCGGACCGGGTCGGGCAGCGCCTCCCAGATCCCCCAGGGCGCCACCACCTGCAGCTCGCCGCGGATCTCGCCGCGGGTCCGGTTGGCCAGGAGGACCCGTAGTTCGGCCCGCCCGCCGGGTGTGAGGTGCAGCGACTGCCCGGCGACCCCGACCGTCAGGCCGGTGTCCCGGCCGCTCGTGGCCTGGGTGCCCTGGGCCGCCGACCAGTCCTCGGGCACCTCGCCCGGCACCGGCAGCAGCGCCGGCAGGTCGCCGACGGCGACCGTGGCCACGTCCTCCACCTCCTGGCCGTCGTAGGCGGTCCGCACGGCGACGAAGTACAGGCCGGGTTCGGCGTCCGGCGGCGGGGTGACGGTGACCGGGAACCGCAGGTGCCCGCCCGCCGCCAGCCGGTACGGCCGCCGCCGCAGGTCCACCGACCAGCCCTCGGGTACGAGCACCTCGGCGGTGCCCTCCACGGCGGCGTCGGTGAGCTGCGAGGCCAGCGCCACCGACAGCTCGACCGGGGCGTCGGCGGTACCGGCGGGGAGCCGGAGCAGGCCGGGGGAGACCCCGACCGACACCGGCAGGTACCCCATCGGCGCCGGCCCGCGGTTGTGCAGCCAGTAGCGGGCGTGGACGGGCTGCGCCGCCTCCGCGGCCGGACCCAGTACGGCCCCGGACGGCTCCCCACGGCCACCGCCACCGACACCGTCACCGGCGGCGGCCGCGACGGCGGGCACCCCGGTCACCGTGGCGACCTCCGAACCGGCCAGCGCCACCGGCCCGTCCAGCTCGGCCCCCGGCCGCTCCAGCAGATCGGCCGCGCGCAGCCGGTCCGGGGCCAGCCCGCCCTCCAGGACGGCCTCCCGTCCGAGTCCGGTGGACTCCAGCAGCCGCAGCACCACCCCGTCCGCCGGGTCCACCCGCTGGGCGGAGCCGCGGGCGATCGGGTTGCCGGCCGGCTTCAGCGCCCCGAGCAGGACCTCCCGCTCCGGGCGCACCCGCAGCCAGGAGTGCGCGGCGGGCAGGTCCCCGGCCTGCGCTTCGGCGATCCGGGCGTACAGCGGGTGGTTGAACTCCTGCCCCTGCGAGGGCAGCGCGAGCTCCCGCCAGTCGCCCGGTCCGGACACCAGGGCGTAGCAGAACTCGTGTGTCCAGTGCTGGAGTTGGAAGGAGGCTCCGTCGGGGAGGGTGCGCCGCGGCGGGTCGATCCAGACGCCGGAGGGCCAGCCGGTGCAGGAGCGCATCAAGGACAGGTTCAGGGCGCCCGCCGGGTCGACCGCGAAGCCCGGCAGCCCGTAGGTGAGCAGCGCCACCGTGTGGTCGGTGAGCAGCTCCTCGGCGGCCACCGGCCCCGGGCAGACCGCGGACACCCGGGCGTCGGCCAGGTCCTCCGCCAGGGCGGCGGGGTCCGCCACCACCAGGGCGGGCAGCGCCCGCAGGTCCCGCAGGTCGGCGTTGGGCCGCCACACCTCGCGCAGCGGGCGCTCGGCCGGCACCCACACCCGGCCCTCGGCCTTCAGCACGGCCGCGTACTCCTCGCCGGCCCGCTCCAGCAGGTCCCGGGCGGCGTCGTTCACCTCGGGGCCGCCCAGCACGATCCGGACGTCCGGCAGGTTGGAGTCCACGTCGAGCCAGCCGTACCGGGACCAGTCGGCGGCGGCCACCGTCGCGGTGACGCCGACCCGGACCAGGGCCACCACCAGGTCCCGGGCGTCGGGGGCCTCGGCCAGGCCGGGGACGACCACCTCGGCCACGCCCAGGGCCCGCTCGCCCAGCACCTGCCCGGCCGGGCCGGTGAGGGCCACCCGGGCGGTGGAGCCCAGTCCGAACCAGGTGTTGGCCGGGTTGTCGAGGGTCCAGGGCGCCTCCGCGGCGTCCACGTCGGGCAGGGCGAAGCCCCGGCCGACCACCGCGCCCGCCACCTCGCTGACCGGCAGCGCGCCCGGCAGGTCCACCGGGAAGCGCAGCCGAAGCAGCCGGTCCGCGCCCGCGTAGTCCACCACCCGGGTCCGGCAGTCCACCCGCGCCGCGCCCCGCCACAGGGTGACCGTCTGCTCGTACCGCAGGCCCTCCACCGTGCCGGCCACCACCAGCCGCTCGCCCAGCGGCCCGGTCTCCCGCCGCACCTCGGCCGGGGCGCCGGCCGAGCCGGTCACCGGGCCCTGGGGAACCAGGTGCCAGGGGCCTTCTCCGAAGTCCGGGTGCTGCGGGTACTCCCGGTACACCCGCAGCTCGTTGCCGACCTGTCCGTCGGCGATCAAATCCCGTTCGTGGAGCAGATCCTGAAC
The window above is part of the Kitasatospora sp. HUAS MG31 genome. Proteins encoded here:
- a CDS encoding GlxA family transcriptional regulator, translating into MSSSRRVVIAVFPDVDLLDVTGPAEVFALANRETGDRAGYRVELAGPTAGPVTTSAGVRLLPDLTFAEVDGVLDTLLVPGAVDLHPGGPVARIDQEVVAWLKGVAPLARRVASVCVGAHLLAAAGLLDGRTATTHWSTAAQLAADHPAVTVDPDPIFLRSGNVWTGAGISACMDLSLALVAEDLGEELALAVARQLVMYLKRQGGQSQFSVPLSRPAASRRDIDELRTYIADHPSADLSAAALAARMCLSERHFARVFRQETGTTPAAFVEAVRVEAARRLLESTDQSLDRVATACGLGSVETLHRALRKQIGTTPAAYRRRFRTTG
- a CDS encoding DUF7158 domain-containing protein, with protein sequence MSGHHHGPHPAAAGVLGLLDGRPLPRAELDRRLAALRGGPRSSALPVPGSAEDRQLTRWVAQVVLTEELCAVEAAERGLDASTAPPVRLDQRAAVELGSIAAAAFEGSAAVRAVYAAVTDGVEVDPAAVERYRTAAGGQPAEPSELWRLATPDGTFDTDPAGLPTTLADALRAAGPGREVHAGGWTATLIDRRPAAAPGEDAEAALRESARRIAFVRWLDHTRATRLTILPGLEHPGDPTQPDNHHRH
- a CDS encoding NEW3 domain-containing protein, with product MPVTITAVTSTDLFTGTEQAPRQLLRVTLEGPPCAVAVDGPGVHGEATGTGVLEVPLEITDRASPGDLLPVTVTAGGARAEAVVEVAEPGWTMYLVSHFHYDPVWWNTQAAYTSPWELLSGDATTRPLWERNGFALVDAHLDLALRDPVYRFVLAEIDYLKPYFDQHPERRAQLRRLLDSGQVELVGGTYNEPNTNLTGAETTIRNIVLGVGYQRDILGADPRTAWQLDVFGHDPQFPGYLDAAGLTGSAWARGPFHQWGPIQKNFREAKDDATVMQFPSEFEWISPSGRGVLTHYMPHHYSAGWWMDSSADLAAAEQAVYELYRKLKPVGATRNLLLPVGTDYTPPNKWVTEIHRSWAAKYLWPRFVCGTPRDFLDAVRAELAASGRRPSPQTRDMNPVYTGKDVSYIDTKQAQRAAEVAAVDAEKLATLAALHGLGRYPDAALDKVWRHLAYGAHHDAITGSESDQVYIDLLGGWREAYDLAAGVRDTALAGLAGRIDTTGEGAAVVVTNTLSFDRSGLVEVRLPEDAGQVRVVDGGGAAVPCAVAGGVLRFLAEGVPALGWRTWRLVPGEADPLWTPAEGTEIRDERYRVVADPARGGGLTVVQDLLHERDLIADGQVGNELRVYREYPQHPDFGEGPWHLVPQGPVTGSAGAPAEVRRETGPLGERLVVAGTVEGLRYEQTVTLWRGAARVDCRTRVVDYAGADRLLRLRFPVDLPGALPVSEVAGAVVGRGFALPDVDAAEAPWTLDNPANTWFGLGSTARVALTGPAGQVLGERALGVAEVVVPGLAEAPDARDLVVALVRVGVTATVAAADWSRYGWLDVDSNLPDVRIVLGGPEVNDAARDLLERAGEEYAAVLKAEGRVWVPAERPLREVWRPNADLRDLRALPALVVADPAALAEDLADARVSAVCPGPVAAEELLTDHTVALLTYGLPGFAVDPAGALNLSLMRSCTGWPSGVWIDPPRRTLPDGASFQLQHWTHEFCYALVSGPGDWRELALPSQGQEFNHPLYARIAEAQAGDLPAAHSWLRVRPEREVLLGALKPAGNPIARGSAQRVDPADGVVLRLLESTGLGREAVLEGGLAPDRLRAADLLERPGAELDGPVALAGSEVATVTGVPAVAAAAGDGVGGGGRGEPSGAVLGPAAEAAQPVHARYWLHNRGPAPMGYLPVSVGVSPGLLRLPAGTADAPVELSVALASQLTDAAVEGTAEVLVPEGWSVDLRRRPYRLAAGGHLRFPVTVTPPPDAEPGLYFVAVRTAYDGQEVEDVATVAVGDLPALLPVPGEVPEDWSAAQGTQATSGRDTGLTVGVAGQSLHLTPGGRAELRVLLANRTRGEIRGELQVVAPWGIWEALPDPVRGFTLAAGARTEIAFPVEVPAGTEPGAYWALAKVMWFGRCQYAPTVALVVEP